In Dama dama isolate Ldn47 chromosome X, ASM3311817v1, whole genome shotgun sequence, one genomic interval encodes:
- the MED12 gene encoding mediator of RNA polymerase II transcription subunit 12 isoform X2 produces the protein MAAFGILSYEHRPLKRPRLGPPDVYPQDPKQKEDELTALNVKQGFNNQPAVSGDEHGTAKNVNFNPAKISSNFSSIIAEKLRCNTLSDTGRRKPQVNQKDNFWLVTARSQSAINTWFTDLAGTKPLTQLAKKVPIFSKKEEVFGYLAKYTVPVMRAAWLIKMTCAYYAAISETKVKKRHVDPFTEWTQIITKCLWEQLQKMAEYYRPGPAGSGGCGSTIGPLPHDVEMAIRQWDYNEKLAMFMFQDGMLDRHEFLTWVLECFEKIRPGEDELLKLLLPLLLRYSGEFVQSAYLSRRLAYFCTRRLALQLDGVSSHSSHVMSTQSTSTLPTTPAPQPPTSSTPSTPFSDLLMCPQHRPLVFGLSCILQTILLCCPSALVWHYSLTDSRIKTGSPLDHLPIAPSNLPMPEGNSAFTQQVRAKLREIEQQIKERGQAVEVRWSFDKCQEATAGFTIGRVLHTLEVLDSHSFERSDFSNSLDSLCNRIFGLGPSKDGHEISSDDDAVVSLLCEWAVSCKRSGRHRAMVVAKLLEKRQAEIEAERCGESEAADEKGSIASGSLSAPSAPIFQDVLLQFLDTQAPMLTDPRSESERVEFFNLVLLFCELIRHDVFSHNMYTCTLISRGDLAFGAPGPRPPSPFDDPADDPERKEAEGSSSSKLEDPGLSESMDIDPSSSVLFEDMEKPDFSLFSPTMPCEGKGSPSPEKPDVEKEVKPPPKEKLEGTLGVLYDQPRHVQYATHFPIPQEESCSHECNQRLVVLFGVGKQRDDARHAIKKITKDILKVLNRKGTAETDQLAPIVPLNPGDLTFLGGEDGQKRRRNRPEAFPTAEDIFAKFQHLSHYDQHQVTAQVSRNVLEQITSFALGMSYHLPLVQHVQFIFDLMEYSLSISGLIDFAIQLLNELSVVEAELLLKSSDLVGSYTTSLCLCIVAVLRHYHACLILNQDQMAQVFEGLCGVVKHGMNRSDGSSAERCILAYLYDLYTSCSHLKSKFGELFSDFCSKVKNTIYCNVEPSESNMRWAPEFMIDTLENPAAHTFTYTGLGKSLSENPANRYSFVCNALMHVCVGHHDSDRVNDIAILCAELTGYCKSLSAEWLGVLKALCCSSNNGTCGFNDLLCNVDVSDLSFHDSLATFVAILIARQCLLLEDLIRCAAIPSLLNAACSEQDSEPGARLTCRILLHLFKTPQLNPCQSDGNKPTVGIRSSCDRHLLAASQNRIVDGAVFAVLKAVFVLGDAELKGSGFTVTGGTEELPEEEGGGGSGGRRQGGRNISVETASLDVYAKYVLRSICQQEWVGERCLKSLCEDSNDLQDPVLSSAQAQRLMQLICYPHRLLDNEDGENPQRQRIKRILQNLDQWTMRQSSLELQLMIKQTPNNEMNSLLENIAKATIEVFQQSAETGSSSGNAASNMPSSSKTKPVLSSLERSGVWLVAPLIAKLPTSVQGHVLKAAGEELEKGQHLDSSSHKERDRQKQKSMSLLSQQPFLSLVLTCLKGQDEQREGLLTSLYSQVHQIVNNWRDDQYLDDCKPKQLMHEALKLRLNLVGGMFDTVQRSTQQTTEWAVLLLDIIISGTVDMQSNNELFTTVLDMLSVLINGTLAADMSSISQGSMEENKRAYMNLVKKLRKELAERQSDSLEKVYQLLPLPKPTRDVITCEPQGSLIDTKGNKIAGFDSIFKKEILFPLLQAFKVCVVISKFQQLTISHFLEQGLQVSTKQKLSPWDLFEGLKPSAPLSWGWFGTVRVDRRVARGEEQQRLLLYHTHLRPRPRAYYLEPLPLPPEDEEPPAPTLLEPEKKAPEPPKTDKPGAAPPSTEERKKKSTKGKKRSQPAAKTEDYGMGPGRSGPYGVTVPPDLLHHANPGSISHLSYRQSSIGLYTQNQPLPAGGPRVDPYRPMRLPMQKLPTRPPYPGVLPTTMTGVMGLEPGSYKTSVYRQQQPTAPQGQRLRQQLQAKISQGMLGQSSVHQMTPSSSYGLQTSQGYTPYVSHVGLQQHTGPAGTMVPPSYSSQPYQSTHPSTNPTLVDPTRHLQQRPSGYVHQQAPTYGHGLTSTQRFSHQTLQQTPMIGTMTPLGPQGVQAGIRSASILPEQQQQQQQQQQQQQQQQQQQQQQQQQQQQQQYHIRQQQQQQQQILRQQQQQQQQQQQQQQQQQQQQQTHQQQQQQAAPPQPQPQSQPQFQRQGLQQTQQQQQTAALVRQLQQQLSNTQPQPSTNIFGRY, from the exons ATGGCGGCCTTCGGGATCTTGAGCTACGAACACCGGCCCCTGAAGCGGCCGCGGCTGGGGCCTCCTGATGTGTACCCTCAAGATCCCAAACAGAAGGAG GATGAATTAACCGCCTTGAATGTAAAACAAGGTTTCAATAACCAGCCCGCTGTCTCTGGGGATGAACATGGCACCGCCAAGAATGTCAACTTTAATCCTGCCAAG ATCAGTTCCAACTTCAGCAGCATCATTGCAGAGAAGTTACGTTGTAACACCCTCTCTGACACTGGTCGAAGGAAGCCCCAAGTGAACCAGAAGGACAACTTCTGGCTGGTGACTGCACGATCCCAGAGTGCCATTAACACTTGGTTTACTGATCTGGCTGGCACCAAGCCACTCACACAACTAGCCAAAAAG GTCCCCATTTTCAGTAAGAAGGAAGAAGTGTTTGGGTACTTAGCCAAATACACAGTGCCTGTGATGCGGGCCGCCTGGCTCATTAAGATGACCTGTGCCTACTATGCAGCAATCTCAGAGACCAAGGTTAAGAAGAGACATGTTGACCCCTTCACAG AATGGACTCAGATCATCACCAAGTGCTTATGggagcagcttcaaaagatggctgAATACTACCGGCCAGGACCTGCTGGAAGTGGGGGCTGTGGCTCCACTATAGGGCCCTTGCCCCATGATGTTGAGATGGCAATCCGGCAGTGGGACTACAATGAGAAGCTCGCCATGTTCATGTTTCAG GACGGAATGCTGGACAGACATGAGTTCCTGACCTGGGTACTTGAGTGTTTTGAGAAAATCCGCCCTGGAGAGGATGAATTGCTTAAACTGCTGCTGCCTTTGCTGCTTCGA TACTCTGGAGAGTTTGTTCAGTCTGCGTACCTCTCCCGCCGCCTTGCCTACTTCTGTACACGGAGACTGGCCCTGCAGCTGGATGGTGTGAGCAGTCACTCATCTCATGTGATGTCCACTCAGTCGACAAGCACACTGCCTACCACCCCTGCTCCTCAGCCCCCAACTAGCAGCACACCCTCTACACCCTTTAGTGACCTGCTTATGTGCCCTCAGCACCGGCCCCTAGTTTTTGGCCTCAGCTGTATCCTTCAG ACCATCCTCCTGTGTTGTCCTAGTGCCCTGGTTTGGCACTATTCACTGACTGATAGTCGAATCAAGACTGGCTCACCACTTGACCACCTGCCTATTGCGCCCTCCAACCTACCCATGCCAGAGGGTAACAGTGCCTTCACTCAACAG GTCCGTGCAAAGTTGCGGGAGATCGAGCAACAGATCAAGGAGCGAGGACAGGCCGTTGAGGTTCGCTGGTCTTTTGATAAGTGCCAGGAAGCTACTGCAG GCTTCACCATTGGACGAGTACTCCATACTTTGGAAGTGTTGGACAGCCATAGTTTTGAACGCTCTGACTTCAGCAACTCTCTCGATTCCCTCTGTAATCGAATCTTTGGATTGGGTCCTAGCAAGGATGGGCACGAG ATCTCCTCAGATGATGATGCGGTGGTATCATTACTGTGTGAATGGGCTGTCAGCTGCAAGCGTTCTGGTCGGCATCGAGCGATGGTGGTAGCCAAgctgctggagaagagacaggcagAGATTGAGGCTGAG CGTTGTGGAGAATCGGAAGCTGCAGATGAGAAGGGTTCCATTGCCTCTGGCTCCCTTTCTGCTCCCAGTGCTCCCATTTTCCAAGATGTCCTCTTACAGTTTCTGGATACACAGGCTCCCATGCTGA cGGACCCCCGAAGTGAGAGTGAGCGAGTGGAATTCTTTAACTTGGTACTGCTGTTCTGTGAACTGATTCGACATGATGTTTTCTCCCACAACATGTACACTTGCACCCTCATCTCCCGAGGGGACCTTGCCTTCGGAGCCCCTGGTCCCCGGCCTCCCTCTCCCTTTGATGACCCAGCTGATGACCCAGAGCGCAAGGAGGCtgagggcagcagcagcagcaagctggAG GATCCAGGGCTCTCAGAGTCTATGGACATTGACCCTAGCTCCAGTGTGCTCTTTGAGGACATGGAGAAGCCTGATTTCTCA TTGTTCTCCCCCACTATGCCCTGTGAGGGGAAGGGCAGTCCATCCCCTGAGAAACCAGATGTTGAGAAGGAGGTGAAGCCCCCACCCAAGGAGAAGCTAGAAGGAACCCTTGGGGTTCTTTATGACCAGCCGCGGCATGTGCAGTATGCCACACACTTTCCCATCCCCCAG GAGGAGTCATGCAGCCATGAGTGCAACCAGCGGTTGGTCGTACTGTTTGGGGTGGGAAAGCAGCGAGATGATGCCCGCCATGCCATCAAGAAAATTACCAAGGATATCCTGAAGGTTCTGAACCGCAAGGGGACAGCAGAAACTG ACCAGCTTGCTCCTATTGTGCCTCTGAATCCTGGAGACCTGACATTCTTAG GTGGGGAGGATGGACAGAAGCGGCGACGAAACCGACCTGAAGCTTTTCCCACTGCCGAGGATATCTTTGCTAAGTTCCAGCACCTTTCACATTATGACCAACACCAGGTCACGGCTCAG GTCTCCCGGAATGTTCTGGAGCAGATCACGAGCTTTGCCCTTGGCATGTCGTACCACTTGCCTCTGGTGCAGCATGTGCAGTTTATCTTCGACCTCATGGAATATTCACTCAGCATCAGTGGCCTCATCGACTTTGCCATTCAG CTGCTGAATGAACTGAGTGTAGTCGAAGCCGAACTACTTCTCAAATCCTCAGATCTGGTGGGCAGCTACACCACTAGCCTGTGCCTGTGCATCGTGGCTGTCCTGCGCCACTATCACGCCTGCCTCATCCTCAACCAGGACCAGATGGCACAGGTCTTTGAGGG GCTGTGTGGCGTAGTCAAGCATGGGATGAACCGGTCTGATGGTTCCTCTGCAGAACGCTGTATCCTTGCATATCTCTATGATCTGTACACCTCCTGTAGCCATTTAAAGAGCAAATTTGGGGAACTCTTCAG TGACTTCTGCTCCAAGGTGAAGAACACCATCTACTGCAATGTGGAGCCATCAGAGTCCAACATGCGCTGGGCACCCGAGTTCATGATCGACACTTTAGAGAACCCCGCCGCTCACACCTTCACCTACACGGGGCTAGGCAAGAGTCTTAGTGAGAACCCTGCTAACCGCTACAGCTTTGTCTGCAATGCCCTTATGCACGTCTGTGTGGGGCACCATGATTCGGATAG GGTGAATGACATCGCCATCCTGTGTGCAGAGCTGACCGGCTATTGCAAGTCACTGAGTGCAGAGTGGCTGGGAGTGCTTAAGGCCTTGTGCTGCTCCTCTAACAATGGCACTTGTGGTTTCAACGACCTCCTCTGCAATGTAGAT GTCAGTGACCTGTCTTTTCACGACTCCCTGGCCACTTTTGTTGCCATCCTCATAGCTCGGCAGTGTTTGCTCCTGGAGGATCTGATTCGCTGTGCGGCCATCCCTTCACTCCTTAATGCTG CTTGCAGTGAACAGGACTCTGAGCCAGGGGCCCGGCTTACCTGCCGCATCCTCCTCCACCTTTTCAAGACACCTCAACTCAATCCTTGCCAATCGGATGGAA ACAAGCCTACTGTAGGAATCCGCTCCTCCTGTGACCGCCACCTGCTGGCTGCCTCCCAGAACCGCATCGTGGATGGAGCTGTGTTTGCTGTTCTCAAGGCTGTGTTTGTACTTG GGGATGCGGAACTGAAGGGTTCGGGCTTCACTGTGACAGGAGGAACAGAAGAACttccagaggaggagggaggaggtggcagTGGTGGTCGGAGGCAGGGTGGCCGCAACATCTCTGTGGAGACAGCCAGTCTGGATGTCTATGCCAAGTACGTGCTACGCAGCATCTGCCAGCAG GAATGGGTAGGAGAACGTTGCCTTAAATCACTGTGTGAGGACAGCAATGACCTGCAAGACCCAGTGTTGAGCAGTGCCCAGGCCCAGCGCCTCATGCAGCTTATCTGCTACCCACATCGGCTGCTGGACAACGAGGATGGGGAAAACCCGCAGCGGCAACGCATTAAGCGTATTCTCCAG AACTTGGACCAGTGGACCATGCGCCAGTCTTCGTTGGAACTGCAGCTTATGATCAAGCAGACCCCTAACAAT GAGATGAACTCCCTCTTAGAGAACATCGCCAAGGCCACAATCGAGGTTTTCCAGCAGTCTGCAGAGACAGGGTCATCTTCTGGAAATGCTGCAAGCAACATGCCCAGCAGCAGCAAGACCAAGCCTGTGCTCAG CTCCCTAGAACGCTCCGGTGTATGGCTGGTGGCTCCTCTCATTGCCAAACTGCCCACCTCAGTCCAGGGGCATGTGTTAAAGGCTGCTGGGGAAGAGTTAGAGAAGGGCCAGCACCTGGACTCCTCTTCCCACAAAGAACGTGATCGACAAAAGCAAAAGAG CATGTCCCTGTTGAGCCAGCAGCCCTTCTTATCCCTGGTGCTGACATGTCTGAAGGGCCAGGATGAGCAGCGTGAAGGACTCCTTACCTCCCTCTACAGCCAGGTCCACCAG ATTGTGAATAATTGGAGAGATGACCAGTATTTAGACGATTGCAAACCAAAGCAGCTAATGCATGAGGCACTCAAACTGCGGCTCAACCTG GTGGGGGGCATGTTTGACACTGTGCAGCGCAGCACCCAGCAGACCACGGAGTGGGCTGTGCTCCTCCTGGATATCATCATCAGCGGCACTGTCGACATGCAGTCCAACAA CGAGCTCTTCACCACTGTCCTGGACATGCTAAGTGTGCTCATCAATGGGACCCTAGCTGCGGACATGTCCAGCATCTCCCAGGGCAGCATGGAGGAAAACAAACGTGCCTACATGAACCTGGTGAAGAAGCTGCGG AAAGAATTGGCGGAACGCCAGTCAGATAGTCTGGAAAAAGTTTACCAGCTGCTGCCACTGCCCAAGCCAACTCGAGATGTGATCACGTGTGAGCCGCAGGGCTCCCTTATCGACACCAAGGGCAACAAGATTGCTGGCTTCGACTCTATCTTCAAGAAGGAG ATACTTTTCCCTCTCCTGCAAGCCTTCAAGGTCTGTGTTGTAATTTCCAAGTTTCAGCAGCTCactatttctcattttctggaGCAGGGTCTTCAGGTTTCCACCAAACAAAAGCTCTCTCCCTGGGATCTTTTTGAGGGCTTGAAGCCATCAGCGCCACTATCTTGGGGCTGGTTTGGAACAGTCCGGGTGGACCGGCGCGTGGCCCGTGGAGAGGAGCAGCAGCGGCTGCTGCTGTACCACACACACCTGAGGCCCCGGCCCCGCGCCTACTACCTGGAGCCACTGCCACTGCCTCCAGAAGATGAggaaccccctgcccccaccctgttAGAGCCTGAAAAAAAGGCTCCAGAGCCCCCCAAAACTGACAAACCTGGAGCTGCTCCACCCAGCACTGAGGAACGCAAGAAGAAGTCCACTAAGGGCAAGAAGCGCAGCCAGCCTGCCGCCAAGACGGAA GACTATGGAATGGGCCCAGGCCGAAGCGGCCCCTACGGAGTGACAGTGCCTCCAGACCTCCTGCACCATGCCAACCCTGGCTCCATCTCTCACCTTAGCTACAGGCAGAGCTCCATAGGCCTCTACACCCAGAACCAGCCACTGCCAGCAG GTGGCCCCCGCGTGGACCCATACCGCCCCATGCGGTTACCGATGCAGAAGCTGCCTACCCGCCCACCTTACCCTGGAGTGCTGCCCACGACCATGACTGGTGTCATGGGACTGGAACCTGGCTCCTACAAGACATCTGTGTACCGACAGCAGCAGCCTACAGCGCCCCAAGGACAGCGCCTTCGCCAACAGCTCCAGGCAAAGATA AGTCAGGGGATGTTGGGACAGTCATCTGTCCATCAGATGACTCCCAGTTCTTCGTACGGTTTGCAGACCTCCCAG GGCTATACTCCTTATGTTTCTCATGTGGGATTGCAGCAACACACAGGCCCTGCAGGTACCATGGTGCCCCCCAGCTACTCCAGCCAGCCTTACCAGAGCACCCACCCTTCTACCAATCCTACTCTTGTAGATCCTACTCGCCACCTGCAACAGCGGCCCAGTGGCTATGTGCACCAGCAGGCCCCAACCTACGGACATGGGCTGACCTCCACTCAAAG GTTTTCCCACCAGACACTGCAGCAAACACCCATGATAGGCACCATGACCccactgggcccccagggtgTCCAGGCCGGCATCCGGTCGGCTTCCATCCtgcctgagcagcagcagcagcagcagcagcagcagcagcagcagcagcagcagcaacagcagcaacaacagcagcagcagcagcagcagcagcaacagtaccATAtccggcagcagcagcagcagcagcagcagatcctGCGG cagcagcagcagcaacagcagcagcagcaacagcagcagcagcagcaacagcagcagcaacagacacaccagcagcagcagcagcaggcggcACCGCCTCAGCCCCAACCCCAATCCCAGCcccag TTCCAGCGCCAGGGGCTTCAGCAGacacagcaacaacaacagacaGCAGCTTTGGTCCGGCAGCTCCAACAACAGCTCTCTA ACACCCAGCCACAGCCCAGTACCAACATATTTGGAcgctactga